Proteins from one Corvus cornix cornix isolate S_Up_H32 chromosome 19, ASM73873v5, whole genome shotgun sequence genomic window:
- the LOC104691034 gene encoding transient receptor potential cation channel subfamily V member 2, with amino-acid sequence MILGRGRQKSTSKLLRKRKYPSKGFGKCTRPSLLAMDKFTNGQPGPAQRNRFMGLLETDDSIQEDKPASSQKEERSGHGRKGEPQPLETPYQKESSDFAPKIKVNLNYRPGLVSNQKDPNRFDRDRLFSAVVRGNPEALDGLLEYLRRNSKFLTNSEYTDAKTGKTCLMKALLNLKNGKNDTIPVLLEIDQKTQNPRPLVNVSCSDCFYRGQTALHIAIEKRSLDLVKLLVENGADVHARAHGEFFRKKKEGVYFYFGELPLSLAACTNQLDVVDYLLNNPHQKARLQEQDTQGNTVLHALVMIADDTEENTKFVSTTYVELLKAGVKLDPTCKLEEIVNYDGLNPLQLAAKTGKVEIFRHIIQREIKDPVYRHLSRKFTEWTYGPIHVSLYDLSSLDSFEENSVLEILAYSSDTPNRYKMVVLEPLNKLLQQKWETFASKRFYFSFVSYLSFMIIFTAIAYYQPLRVKPSFPVEFTAGGFLWVSGLIIILLGGIYLIFAQSLYLRRRRQSLKTMCSDSCIEILIFIQAFSLLLSAVLYGASSENYVAVMVFSLLLGWVNTLYYTRGFQRTGIYSVMIQKTIMRDLLRFLLVYMIFLFGFAAALVTLMGDAPSVSQNKSLAHLESTGSHAMYGGLLSVSLELFKITIGMGDLDFQEHARFRYFVMLLLLLFVILTYILLLNMLIALMSETVTDISGYSKSVWKLQRAIAILEIEKAWLWRQGGKRRSGCFMSVGLNKKDERWCFRVEEIKWTDWAKDVGVLKEEPGSTSDSEINPEETRSWKRPAQKPPQAAASEEQSLLQPQPPATEMVPLQGQTRGL; translated from the exons ATGATTTTGGGGAGAGGAAGACAAAAAAGCACGAGCAAGCTGTTACGGAAGCGCAAATATCCTTCTAAAGGATTCGGCAAATGTACCA GACCATCTCTCCTGGCAATGGATAAGTTCACAAACGGGCAGCCAGGCCCAGCTCAGAGGAACAGGTTCATGGGATTGCTAGAAACTGATGACAGCATCCAGGAAGACAAACCTGCATCGAgtcaaaaggaagaaaggtcGGGACATGGAAGGAAGGGAGAGCCACAACCCTTGGAGACACCTTATCAGAAAGAGAGCAGTGACTTTGCCCCTAAAATCAAGGTTAATCTGAACTATCGGCCAGGACTTGTCAGCAA CCAGAAGGACCCGAATCGCTTTGACAGGGACCGGCTGTTCAGCGCCGTGGTGAGGGGCAACCCCGAGGCACTGGATGGTTTGCTGGAGTACTTAAGGAGGAACTCCAAATTCCTCACCAATTCCGAATACACAG ATGCAAAGACTGGGAAGACCTGCTTAATGAAAGCCTTGCTGAActtaaaaaatgggaagaatgACACAATCCCAGTCTTGCTGGAAATAGACCAGAAGACACAGAATCCCAGGCCACTTGTCAACGTGTCGTGCTCTGACTGTTTCTACAGAG GCCAGACAGCCCTGCACATTGCCATAGAGAAAAGGAGCCTTGATTTGGTGAAGCTGCTGGTGGAGAATGGAGCTGATGTCCACGCCAGAGCCCACGGTGAATtcttcaggaagaagaaagaaggagtTTACTTTTATTTTG GTGAACTTCCCCTCTCCTTGGCTGCCTGTACCAACCAGCTTGATGTGGTGGATTATCTCCTAAACAACCCCCACCAGaaagccaggctgcaggagcaggacacCCAGGGCAACACAGTCCTCCACGCCCTGGTGATGATTGCAGATGACACCGAGGAGAACACCAAGTTTGTGAGCACGACCTACGTTGAGCTCCTGAAGGCGGGCGTGAAGCTCGACCCGACGTGCAAACTGGAGGAGATTGTGAACTATGATGGGTTAAATCCCCTGCAGCTTGCTGCCAAGACAGGCAAAGTGGAG ATCTTCAGGCACATCATCCAGAGGGAGATCAAGGACCCCGTGTACCGGCACCTGTCCCGCAAGTTCACCGAGTGGACCTACGGCCCCATCCACGTGTCCCTCTATGACCTGTCCTCCCTGGACAGCTTCGAGGAGAACTCTGTGCTGGAGATCCTGGCCTACAGCAGTGACACACCA AATCGGTACAAGATGGTGGTTTTGGAGCCACTGAACAAACTGCTTCAGCAAAAATGGGAAACATTTGCCTCCAAGAGATTCTACTTCAGCTTCGTCTCCTACTTGTCATTCATGATCATCTTTACAGCCATTGCTTACTATCAGCCCTTAAGGGTAAAG CCTTCCTTTCCAGTGGAGTTCACAGCTGGAGGCTTCCTGTGGGTCTCTGGACTGATCATTATCTTGTTAGGAGGCATTTATCTGATCTTTGCTCAG AGCCTGTACCTGCGGAGGAGACGCCAGTCCCTGAAGACCATGTGCTCTGACAGCTGCATCGAGATCCTGAT cttcATCCAGGCCTTCTccttgctgctgtcagcagtccTGTATGGAGCCAGCTCGGAGAATTACGTGGCAGTGATGGTGTTCTCCCTGCTTTTGGGGTGGGTGAACACCCTGTACTACACCCGGGGCTTCCAGCGCACCGGCATCTACAGTGTCATGATCCAGAAG ACCATCATGAGAGACCTGCTGCGTTTTCTCCTGGTTTATATGATCTTCCTGTTTGGCTTTGCTGCAG ctctggtgACACTGATGGGTGATGCCCCCTCAGTGTCTCAGAACAAGTCCCTGGCTCACCTGGAGAGCACGGGCAGCCACGCCATGTACGGGGGGCTGCTCAGCGTCTCCCTGGAGCTCTTCAAGATCACCATCGGGATGGGTGACCTGGATTTCCAGGAGCACGCCAGGTTCAGATACTTTGTcatgctcctgctgctgctgtttgtgatCCTCACCTACATCCTGCTGCTGAACATGCTGATTGCCCTCATGAGCGAGACTGTCACGGATATTTCTGGCTACAGCAAGAGTGTCTGGAAGCTGCAG AGGGCTATTGCTATTCTAGAAATAGAGAAGGCCTGGCTGTGGCGCCAGGGTGGGAAGAGGAGATCTGGCTGCTTCATGTCAGTGGGGCTCAATAAGAAAGATGAGAGGTGGTGTTTCAG agTAGAGGAAATTAAATGGACAGATTGGGCAAAGGATGTGGGAGTTCTGAAGGAAGAACCTGGGAGCACCAGTGATTCAGAAATAAATCCAGAAG AGACCAGGTCCTGGAAGCGGCCAGCACAGAAACCACCCCAAGCAGCTGCCTCGGAGGAgcagtccctgctgcagccccagccaccAGCCACAGAGATGGTGCCTCTGCAGGGACAAACCAGAGGGCTTTGA
- the HASPIN gene encoding serine/threonine-protein kinase haspin, producing MPLQPRLLRTYSRRAGYLRPLPPPDRWISPPQDRKRLFSSTSAASSAASSVLSASSARSSPSDDPDFSPPEKRRLQPVGKRPAWARRLRARRKDTRGPAGKENREPAEKENRKPENRERGQETRGRGKEKREPAGKKKKWSQGKEPGRRREERRESPPSLSSPSPCPSPPRGSRRRRQGPLCAARRPLLCSTPQWAPPPRRAALGPLGPLGSATDSASGLGDSPPRRRRGPPARLSSLLLSTTIEGGSGLGDSRSPHRLSRSSPEGCPGQSPSLLDAGEEVPEWFRPKGAAGSREPELGLRGSRRVLRSSVRGSCRAQALPSPQKAPSTPQEALAPTEGEPQPPEPCDSATCEETCEVPNHLMRNSAKRSSSCHRGLAKEYRLVPVVVLDPLEVPMRLKSMELHKQADAQPACLQPGSPVGRQGILENKHKRTKGLPGEGSTCRKACISGFSASRWGRHTRFRPKRHKSKRQQQPNNSLFRLQTRQKQALKGAVEMSADVRDNDYSLLNGSYSWARVRASLSFHKKKKVTTDESFCSSILCSPSGKSQLSGYQASLSAGKAQGCSWFASSMVLLAPRDSSSVLELLLTDAEKVFGECNQEGPIAFEECIPLDKMKDCKKIGEGVFGEVFQIDSERGPVALKIIPIEGTEKINGEAQKSFGEILPEVIISKELSLLSEGSVNRTVGFISLYTVHCVQGPYPRYLLEAWDKFHEETGSENERPDFFGAQQLFMVLEFEFGGRDLERMRSKFSSVASARSILHQVTASLAVAEQELHFEHRDLHWGNVLVKNTDVKELQYVLNGATHSIPTAGIHVNIIDYTLSRLEKDGLTVFCDLSTDEELFQGTGDYQFDIYRQMKEENSNSWTDYHPHSNVLWLHYLADKLLRGMSYKKKASTPALKKIKTQLSKFHKEVLTFESAHDVLHHSSLFQ from the coding sequence aTGCCGCTGCAGCCGCGGCTGCTCCGCACCTACTCGCGGCGCGCCGGGTACCTGcgcccgctgccgccgcccgaCCGATGGATCTCGCCGCCGCAGGACCGCAAGCGTCTCTTCAGCTCGACCTCCGCCGCCTCCAGCGCCGCTTCCAGCGTCCTCTCCGCTTCCAGCGCCCGCTCCAGCCCGTCGGACGACCCCGACTTCTCGCCGCCCGAAAAGCGCCGCCTGCAGCCCGTGGGTAAGCGCCCCGCCTGGGCCAGGCGGCTGCGGGCCCGCAGGAAGGACACGCGGGGGCCGGCCGGGAAAGAGAACCGGGAACCGGCCGAGAAGGAGAACCGGAAGCCGGAGAACCGGGAGCGGGGACAGGAGACCCGGGGCCGGGGGAAGGAGAAGCGGGAACCGGcggggaagaagaagaagtgGAGCCAGGGGAAAGAGCCCGGGCGCCGCAGAGAGGAGCGCCGGGAGTCGCCGCCGTCCCTGTCCTCGCCCTCCCCGTGCCCGTCCCCGCCGCGCGGTTCGCGGCGCCGCCGGCAGGGCCCGCTGTGCGCGGCGCGGCGGCCGCTGCTGTGCAGCACCCCGCAAtgggccccgccgccccgccgcgccgccctcGGGCCGCTCGGCCCGCTCGGCTCCGCCACCGACAGCGCCTCGGGGCTCGGCGACagccccccgcgccgccgccgcggcccgCCCGCGCGGCTCAGctcgctgctgctcagcaccaccaTCGAGGGCGGCTCGGGGCTGGGGGACTCCCGCTCGCCGCACCGGCTGTCCCGCAGCTCGCCCGAGGGGTGCCCCGGGCAGAGCCCGTCGCTGCTGGATGCTGGGGAGGAGGTGCCTGAATGGTTCCGACCAAAAGGCGCGGCTGGGAGCCgggagccagagctggggctgcggGGGTCCCGCCGTGTTCTGAGGTCGTCGGTGCGGGGATCCTGCCGGGCACAAGCTCTCCCGTCCCCACAGAAAGCACCAAGCACTCCTCAGGAAGCGCTGGCCCCCACTGAGGGTGAGCCACAGCCCCCTGAGCCGTGTGACAGTGCCACTTGTGAGGAAACCTGTGAGGTTCCAAATCATCTCATGAGGAATTCGGCAAAAAGAAGCTCGAGCTGTCACAGAGGCCTAGCCAAGGAGTACCGGCTTGTGCCAGTGGTGGTCCTGGACCCTCTGGAAGTGCCGATGAGGTTGAAAAGCATGGAACTCCACAAACAGGCTGATGCTCaacctgcctgcctgcagccaggctctCCCGTGGGCCGCCAAGGAATCTTGGAGAACAAGCACAAAAGGACCAAGGGCCtccctggggagggcagcacCTGCAGGAAAGCTTGTATCAGTGGCTTCAGTGCCAGCCGCTGGGGCAGGCACACGAGGTTCCGTCCAAAAAGGCACAAGAGcaagagacagcagcagcccaaTAACTCCCTTTTCAGACTCCAGACAAGGCAAAAACAAGCTCTGAAGGGAGCTGTGGAGATGTCTGCAGATGTCAGAGACAATGACTATTCACTCCTTAATGGCTCTTATTCCTGGGCTAGAGTTCGAGCATCTCTGTCCTTccataaaaagaagaaagtgaccACAGATGAGagtttctgcagcagcatcctctgTAGCCCTTCAGGGAAATCCCAGCTTTCGGGGTACCAAGCCAGCCTGTCTGCTGGGAAagctcagggctgctcctggTTTGCTTCCTCCATGGTCCTGCTGGCTCCCAGGGATTCATCCtctgtcctggagctgctgcttaCAGATGCAGAGAAGGTGTTTGGGGAATGCAACCAAGAAGGGCCTATTGCTTTTGAGGAATGCATTCCTTTAGATAAGATGAAAGATTGCAAGAAAATTGGAGAAGGGGTGTTTGGAGAGGTGTTCCAGATTGACAGTGAGAGAGGACCTGTGgccttaaaaataattcccattgaggggactgaaaaaataaatggtgaAGCTCAGAAGAGCTTTGGGGAGATTCTGCCTGAGgtaataatttcaaaagaacTCAGTCTTCTGTCTGAGGGCTCTGTGAACAGAACTGTGGGGTTCATCAGCCTGTACACGGTGCACTGTGTCCAAGGGCCCTATCCCAGGTATCTCCTGGAAGCCTGGGACAAATTCCACGAAGAAACAGGATCAGAAAATGAGCGACCAGACTTTTTCGGGGCCCAGCAGCTCTTCATGGTCCTGGAGTTTGAATTTGGAGGCAGGGACTTGGAGCGCATGAGGAGCAAGTTCTCCTCGGTGGCATCAGCCAGAAGCATTTTGCACCAGGTCACcgcatccctggcagtggcagagcaggagctgcacttCGAGCACAGGGACCTGCACTGGGGGAACGTGCTGGTCAAAAACACAGACGTGAAAGAACTTCAGTACGTGCTGAATGGGGCAACACACAGCATCCCCACAGCAGGGATCCACGTCAACATCATCGACTACACCCTGTCCCGCCTGGAGAAGGATGGATTGACCGTGTTCTGTGACCTTTCCACAGATGAGGAGCTCTTCCAAGGCACTGGGGACTACCAGTTTGACATCTACAGGCAGATGAAAGAGGAGAACTCCAACAGCTGGACTGACTATCACCCACACAGCAACGTCCTCTGGCTGCACTACTTGGCAGATAAACTTTTGAGAGGCATGAGCTACAAGAAGAAGGCATCAACTCCTgccctgaagaaaataaagacgCAGCTCAGCAAGTTCCACAAGGAAGTGCTGACCTTTGAGTCTGCCCATGATGTTCTGCACCacagcagcctcttccagtga